The Nostoc sp. UHCC 0926 genome has a window encoding:
- a CDS encoding GIY-YIG nuclease family protein, whose product MTVEAVNPLTLPSPSPQQAETASPSVKSGFAKMMRETLWSLPLADRRKLPKYAGIYFVINTNNELLYIGLSKTNLAKRWRNHHQLHHLTTMGDGIYIVWAKFDDITALVKLESGLIKFFQPILNRLPASGDKVTVSVIVTKEVHGKLKQLANSKRWSVSQTGAVLIEEGLDRADQENSAPNQHQGAA is encoded by the coding sequence ATGACCGTTGAAGCTGTTAACCCGTTAACCCTGCCATCGCCGTCACCCCAGCAAGCTGAAACAGCAAGCCCTTCGGTAAAGTCTGGCTTTGCAAAAATGATGCGGGAGACGCTCTGGTCTTTACCACTCGCTGACCGTCGTAAATTGCCCAAATATGCAGGGATCTACTTTGTAATAAACACAAATAATGAACTGCTGTACATTGGATTATCCAAAACAAATTTAGCCAAACGATGGCGTAATCATCACCAATTGCATCATTTGACAACAATGGGCGACGGTATTTACATCGTTTGGGCAAAATTTGACGACATCACTGCTTTAGTGAAATTAGAGTCAGGACTAATTAAATTTTTTCAACCAATTCTTAATCGCCTTCCTGCTTCTGGTGATAAAGTCACTGTTAGCGTCATTGTCACCAAGGAAGTGCATGGCAAATTAAAGCAACTGGCTAATTCTAAACGCTGGTCAGTTAGTCAAACTGGGGCAGTTCTAATTGAAGAAGGACTAGACCGGGCAGATCAGGAAAACTCTGCACCCAATCAACATCAGGGGGCAGCATGA
- a CDS encoding helix-turn-helix transcriptional regulator: protein MDESKRQRLEASGWRVGTAEEFLGLSPAESELIEMKLALGQKLKVFRTSQDLSQQALAKRMESSQSRIAKMESGDPSVSVDLLVRALLFTGATREDVAEAIISENKSKSSRELVNA, encoded by the coding sequence ATGGATGAAAGTAAGCGTCAACGTTTAGAAGCATCTGGCTGGCGTGTTGGAACAGCAGAAGAATTTCTTGGACTTTCACCAGCAGAATCTGAGCTTATAGAAATGAAATTGGCACTTGGTCAGAAATTGAAAGTTTTTCGGACAAGCCAGGATCTTTCTCAGCAGGCTCTTGCTAAACGCATGGAATCTAGTCAATCTCGAATCGCAAAAATGGAATCAGGAGATCCGTCTGTTTCTGTTGATCTTCTTGTTCGTGCGTTGTTGTTCACGGGTGCAACCCGTGAAGACGTTGCTGAAGCAATTATTTCTGAGAATAAAAGCAAAAGTTCCCGTGAGCTTGTTAATGCCTGA
- a CDS encoding group II intron maturase-specific domain-containing protein, which produces MTFTVAPVLKQPSSNNPQVEQLTVLAEQVLAELKLGKQAAGYKSAQKALKRLIKPSKKSVLNIRSKLRSEWLNCKGKSVDAVIKKLNPIIRGQANYFRVGVASKIFNSLDHWLYEKQKMYAKRTHRNKSDSWRKAKYYRICLTMF; this is translated from the coding sequence TTGACGTTTACTGTTGCTCCTGTTCTCAAACAACCTTCTTCAAATAATCCACAGGTTGAACAACTGACAGTTTTAGCCGAGCAGGTTTTAGCAGAGCTAAAGCTAGGTAAACAAGCGGCCGGCTATAAATCGGCTCAAAAAGCTTTAAAACGATTAATCAAACCTAGTAAAAAGTCTGTGCTAAATATTCGGAGTAAACTGCGTTCTGAATGGCTTAACTGTAAAGGTAAGTCAGTAGATGCAGTCATTAAAAAGCTCAATCCGATTATTCGGGGACAAGCGAATTACTTTCGAGTTGGGGTAGCCTCCAAAATTTTCAATTCTCTTGACCACTGGTTATATGAGAAACAGAAAATGTATGCCAAACGTACTCATCGAAATAAATCCGATAGCTGGCGTAAGGCTAAATACTACCGCATCTGCTTGACTATGTTTTAG
- a CDS encoding type II toxin-antitoxin system RelE/ParE family toxin, which translates to MTYSSDKPVVWLSGEVKTPPFSANARVEAGSLLRNLQQGESLSLPRSRPMPSIGSRCHELRIVDEDKTWRIIYRNDVDAIVILDVFAKKTPKTPKHVIDQCKRRLKQYDAI; encoded by the coding sequence ATGACATATTCAAGCGATAAACCTGTCGTTTGGCTCAGTGGCGAGGTTAAAACTCCTCCTTTTTCCGCTAACGCACGCGTAGAGGCTGGTTCTCTTTTGCGAAATTTGCAGCAAGGGGAGTCTTTATCGCTGCCTCGTTCTCGACCAATGCCTAGTATTGGTTCTCGATGCCATGAATTACGTATTGTTGATGAAGATAAGACTTGGCGAATTATTTACAGAAACGATGTAGATGCGATTGTTATTTTGGATGTATTTGCCAAAAAAACACCTAAAACGCCAAAGCATGTCATTGATCAATGCAAAAGAAGGCTGAAACAATACGACGCAATTTGA